A window of the Glaciimonas sp. CA11.2 genome harbors these coding sequences:
- the pilW gene encoding type IV pilus biogenesis/stability protein PilW: MSILIMATVAMLTLLAGCTSPSGGNFANKTEPGARRELPTNSDLTEAQRRARIRLELAVGYYGQGQLEVALDEVKQAIAADPENADAYGMRGLIYMDMGEVGLADDNLLRALKLAPNNPDIANNYGWFLCKNGREKESIAYFQNALKSRSYLSPAKALTNAGVCSLKLRDGISAERYFLQAFQFDAGNPLTNVNLALIAADRHDTERARFYMTLVTKIDVLSADVLWSAIKVERKLGDRVAETNLVTQLRRVYPGSAEYGSYQRGVFDE; this comes from the coding sequence ATGAGTATTCTCATCATGGCTACCGTTGCGATGTTGACGTTGTTGGCGGGCTGTACATCGCCATCTGGTGGCAACTTTGCGAATAAAACCGAACCGGGCGCGCGCCGCGAACTTCCAACCAATTCTGATCTGACTGAAGCGCAGCGGCGTGCCCGTATCCGCCTGGAATTGGCGGTTGGTTACTATGGTCAGGGTCAGTTGGAAGTAGCGCTGGATGAAGTGAAACAGGCGATCGCCGCAGATCCTGAGAACGCAGATGCTTATGGCATGCGCGGATTGATCTATATGGACATGGGCGAAGTCGGCTTGGCCGACGATAATTTGCTCAGGGCGCTTAAGTTAGCACCTAACAATCCTGATATCGCCAATAACTATGGTTGGTTTCTTTGTAAAAATGGACGAGAAAAAGAGTCAATCGCTTATTTTCAAAATGCATTGAAGAGTCGTTCTTATCTTTCTCCCGCTAAGGCGCTCACTAACGCTGGTGTCTGTAGCCTAAAGTTGAGGGATGGCATCAGCGCAGAACGGTATTTTTTGCAAGCATTTCAGTTTGACGCCGGCAACCCTCTGACTAACGTTAACCTGGCTTTGATTGCCGCAGATCGCCATGACACTGAGCGGGCGCGTTTTTATATGACGTTGGTCACAAAAATAGACGTACTGAGTGCGGATGTCTTATGGAGCGCCATTAAGGTTGAACGTAAGTTGGGTGATCGCGTAGCGGAAACAAATTTGGTGACGCAGTTGCGTCGAGTCTATCCAGGATCTGCAGAATATGGATCCTATCAGCGCGGAGTTTTTGATGAGTGA
- a CDS encoding RodZ domain-containing protein, with amino-acid sequence MDPISAEFLMSEPDQTITNITGEEIIQGSDQVASVGMQLAYKRQQNGWSIDDVANQLKLAPRQIQAIEADDYAALPTIVMTRGYIRSYAKMLGLDPATILPSTVPVMPVKTQILGKQPTSATIFSESRLLLGGRNRIPYNWIFGAIALVLIGILVAEFGGFSALRRPFGATAPVSAANHVEDGVPSSQVNTPAAPASNSHTVIATESVLAPLDAVIAAVKPQEATAAIPAALAGANILKLTFKQDSWVEIRRADKKILFSRVGKGGSTETFDIDQPVSVVIGNLAGVDVTLRGEAVDLKAGTKNNIARLNLK; translated from the coding sequence ATGGATCCTATCAGCGCGGAGTTTTTGATGAGTGAGCCGGACCAAACTATTACTAATATCACCGGCGAGGAAATAATTCAGGGTAGTGATCAGGTAGCCTCTGTAGGGATGCAACTGGCGTATAAACGTCAGCAAAATGGTTGGTCTATCGATGATGTCGCCAACCAGCTGAAGCTGGCACCGCGCCAAATTCAGGCGATCGAAGCTGACGACTACGCTGCCTTGCCGACTATTGTGATGACACGTGGATATATTCGGTCCTACGCAAAGATGTTAGGACTGGATCCAGCGACGATTTTACCGAGCACCGTGCCTGTCATGCCGGTAAAAACCCAAATTTTGGGCAAGCAACCTACCAGCGCGACGATTTTTTCTGAGTCGCGGCTACTGTTGGGGGGGCGTAATCGAATTCCTTACAATTGGATTTTCGGCGCTATTGCTTTAGTTTTGATCGGTATTTTAGTGGCGGAGTTTGGTGGTTTTTCTGCATTGCGTCGACCGTTCGGAGCAACAGCTCCGGTATCGGCTGCGAATCATGTAGAGGATGGGGTGCCGTCGAGCCAAGTAAACACGCCCGCCGCACCAGCATCAAATAGTCATACGGTGATTGCTACTGAAAGTGTTTTAGCGCCTCTCGATGCCGTTATTGCAGCGGTCAAGCCACAAGAGGCAACCGCTGCAATTCCAGCTGCCCTAGCGGGAGCTAATATTTTAAAATTAACGTTCAAGCAGGATTCCTGGGTTGAAATAAGGCGTGCCGATAAAAAGATTCTTTTCTCTCGCGTAGGAAAAGGCGGTAGTACCGAAACATTTGATATTGATCAGCCTGTGTCCGTTGTGATTGGTAATTTAGCGGGCGTTGATGTGACTTTGCGTGGTGAAGCAGTCGATCTGAAAGCTGGCACTAAAAACAATATTGCCCGACTGAATCTGAAATAA
- the ispG gene encoding flavodoxin-dependent (E)-4-hydroxy-3-methylbut-2-enyl-diphosphate synthase, with the protein MSDLNSPIASGPGIRRISRTAIVSYGKRQILIGGGAPVAVQSMTNTDTADAIGTAIQIKDLARAGSELVRITVDRPEAAAAVPAIREQLDKMGIDVPLVGDFHYNGHTLLNDYPECAQALSKYRINPGNVGKGAKRDTQFGQMIEIACKYDKPVRIGVNWGSLDQALLARIMDENAQRDEPWGAQAVMYEALVTSAIENAIRAEELGLAANRIILSCKVSGVQDLIAVYRELAHRCDYPLHLGLTEAGMGSKGIVASTAALSVLLQEGIGDTIRISLTPEPGGDRTKEVVVAQEILQTMGLRKFAPMVIACPGCGRTTSTVFQDLADKIQTYLRDQMPVWKKAYPGVEGMNVAVMGCIVNGPGESKHANIGISLPGTGESPAAPVFIDGEKKMTLRGERIAEEFQGIVLDYVKKRYATQAVE; encoded by the coding sequence ATGTCGGATTTGAATTCTCCAATAGCCTCTGGTCCCGGTATTCGTCGCATCAGTCGCACAGCCATTGTCAGTTATGGTAAGCGTCAAATATTGATCGGCGGCGGTGCGCCCGTTGCAGTGCAGTCTATGACAAATACAGATACTGCGGACGCCATTGGAACAGCGATTCAGATCAAAGATCTGGCGCGCGCAGGATCTGAATTGGTTCGTATTACCGTCGACAGGCCGGAAGCGGCGGCAGCCGTGCCAGCTATTCGTGAGCAACTTGATAAAATGGGAATTGATGTCCCGTTGGTAGGGGACTTCCATTACAACGGCCACACCTTGCTCAATGATTATCCCGAGTGCGCGCAAGCGTTGTCTAAATATCGGATTAATCCGGGCAATGTTGGTAAAGGTGCCAAGCGTGACACCCAGTTTGGCCAAATGATCGAGATAGCTTGTAAATACGATAAGCCTGTCCGGATTGGTGTAAATTGGGGCAGCCTTGATCAAGCTCTATTAGCGCGCATCATGGATGAAAATGCGCAACGAGATGAACCGTGGGGTGCTCAGGCAGTCATGTACGAAGCATTAGTGACGTCTGCTATCGAAAATGCCATTCGTGCAGAAGAGCTGGGTCTGGCGGCAAATCGTATTATCTTATCGTGTAAAGTTTCTGGAGTGCAAGATTTGATTGCGGTGTATCGCGAATTGGCGCATCGCTGTGATTATCCTCTGCACTTAGGACTGACCGAGGCTGGTATGGGAAGTAAAGGGATAGTTGCCTCCACAGCCGCATTGTCTGTACTGTTGCAGGAAGGAATCGGCGACACGATCAGGATTTCACTCACCCCTGAGCCGGGTGGTGACCGTACGAAAGAAGTTGTTGTGGCGCAAGAAATATTGCAAACAATGGGCTTGCGTAAATTTGCCCCAATGGTGATTGCTTGCCCAGGATGTGGGCGGACTACTTCGACTGTATTTCAGGATTTGGCAGATAAAATTCAGACTTACCTGCGCGATCAGATGCCAGTGTGGAAAAAGGCTTATCCCGGGGTTGAAGGCATGAACGTCGCAGTCATGGGCTGCATCGTAAATGGTCCCGGTGAATCCAAACATGCGAATATCGGGATTAGTTTGCCCGGCACTGGAGAATCTCCTGCCGCACCAGTTTTTATTGATGGCGAAAAAAAGATGACGTTGCGCGGGGAGCGAATTGCTGAGGAATTCCAGGGCATAGTGCTCGATTATGTTAAAAAACGCTACGCCACTCAAGCTGTGGAGTAG
- the hisS gene encoding histidine--tRNA ligase: MSESKKVEKIVGVKGMNDILPADAALWELFENTVESVLKSYGFQQIRTPIVEPTALFSRGLGAVTDIVEKEMYSFTDSMNGDNLTLRPESTASVVRAAIEHNLTYDGPKRLWYSGPMFRHERPQRGRYRQFHQVGAEAIGFTGPDIDAELIMLCQRLWDDLGLDNIKLELNSIGDAEERNRHRVDLIAYFERHSEVLDADAQRRLHSNPLRILDTKNPAMQDMVNGAPQLLDYLGEASRAHFDGVQKILNHNNIPFTINPRLVRGMDYYNRTVFEWVTDQLGSQGTVCGGGRYDPLVEMFGGKSTPACGFAMGVERLLELMRASGEPVTRNECDVYLVHQGDAAQLQSFVLAERLRSAGLDVVLHCASANSGGSFKAQMKRADASGAAYAVIIGDDEIANNTAAVKVLRAEIGAKEDGSNQAIVPFDGVTDYLVDQIVGNDHHGHDHDHQHVHYHH, translated from the coding sequence ATGTCCGAATCTAAAAAAGTTGAAAAAATTGTTGGCGTAAAAGGGATGAATGACATCCTGCCTGCTGATGCGGCTTTGTGGGAGCTGTTTGAAAATACAGTGGAGTCGGTCCTGAAAAGCTACGGCTTTCAGCAGATTCGTACCCCTATCGTCGAACCTACCGCTTTGTTTTCTCGCGGTCTTGGCGCGGTTACCGATATCGTCGAAAAAGAAATGTACTCATTTACTGATTCGATGAATGGTGACAATCTAACCTTGCGCCCAGAGAGTACCGCGAGCGTCGTTCGCGCTGCGATTGAGCATAATTTGACTTACGATGGCCCTAAGCGGTTGTGGTATAGCGGCCCTATGTTTCGCCACGAACGTCCACAGCGTGGGCGCTATCGTCAATTCCATCAGGTCGGTGCCGAGGCAATTGGCTTCACTGGACCGGATATCGACGCAGAACTTATCATGCTTTGTCAGCGTCTTTGGGATGACCTGGGGCTCGACAACATTAAACTTGAATTAAACTCAATCGGTGACGCCGAAGAGCGAAATCGGCATCGCGTCGACTTGATCGCTTATTTTGAGAGGCACAGCGAGGTGCTGGATGCTGATGCGCAACGTCGCTTGCATTCCAATCCTTTGCGTATTCTGGATACCAAAAATCCGGCTATGCAAGATATGGTCAACGGCGCGCCGCAATTGCTCGATTATCTGGGTGAAGCTTCGCGTGCCCATTTCGATGGCGTACAAAAAATACTCAATCACAATAACATTCCGTTCACTATCAATCCTCGTTTGGTGCGCGGTATGGACTATTACAATCGTACAGTTTTTGAATGGGTGACAGATCAACTCGGCTCCCAAGGTACGGTTTGTGGTGGTGGACGCTATGATCCGCTGGTCGAAATGTTCGGCGGAAAATCGACACCGGCATGCGGTTTTGCGATGGGTGTTGAGCGGTTATTAGAGTTGATGCGGGCTAGTGGTGAGCCGGTAACACGTAATGAGTGTGACGTTTATCTGGTGCATCAAGGGGATGCCGCGCAATTACAATCGTTTGTGTTAGCTGAGCGTTTGCGTAGTGCCGGATTGGATGTTGTGCTACATTGCGCTTCGGCAAACTCAGGAGGAAGCTTTAAGGCGCAGATGAAGCGGGCTGATGCCAGCGGTGCCGCCTATGCCGTTATTATCGGTGACGATGAAATCGCGAATAATACCGCTGCAGTCAAAGTACTTCGCGCCGAAATTGGCGCTAAAGAGGATGGCAGTAATCAGGCCATCGTGCCTTTTGACGGCGTCACTGACTATTTGGTAGATCAGATAGTCGGAAACGATCATCACGGGCACGATCATGACCACCAGCACGTTCACTATCACCATTAA
- a CDS encoding tetratricopeptide repeat protein, producing the protein MAFNLEEQEQLATINDWWKKYGNLVTWVVIIALAGYAGWGGWKYYQNSQASQASQLYEEMQKAVGAKDNAKVQRAAADMQQKFSSTAYAEMAGMTAAKAAFDANDLNGAKAQLQWVIDHGRQEEYKTIAKIRLAGILLDQNAYDEGLKVLTGDVSPEFASALADRKGDILVAQNKLDEARVAYQLAIDKAVQGNPGRQLIQIKLDAIGGAPAKAAA; encoded by the coding sequence ATGGCATTTAATCTTGAAGAGCAAGAACAGTTAGCGACCATAAACGACTGGTGGAAAAAGTATGGAAACCTCGTTACCTGGGTGGTGATCATTGCGCTCGCCGGTTATGCCGGATGGGGTGGCTGGAAGTACTATCAAAATAGTCAGGCTTCGCAAGCATCGCAATTGTATGAGGAGATGCAAAAAGCGGTTGGTGCCAAAGATAATGCTAAAGTACAGCGCGCAGCAGCGGATATGCAACAAAAATTCAGTAGTACAGCCTACGCAGAGATGGCAGGGATGACTGCTGCGAAAGCTGCCTTTGACGCGAACGATCTGAATGGCGCCAAGGCGCAATTACAGTGGGTTATTGATCATGGTCGGCAAGAAGAGTACAAGACAATTGCTAAAATTCGTTTGGCCGGTATCCTGCTTGATCAAAATGCGTATGACGAAGGGCTAAAAGTATTGACCGGAGATGTATCGCCGGAATTTGCCAGTGCGCTGGCAGATCGTAAAGGTGATATTTTGGTTGCTCAAAATAAACTTGATGAGGCGCGCGTCGCTTACCAATTAGCCATCGACAAGGCCGTCCAAGGTAACCCAGGACGACAGCTGATTCAAATAAAGCTGGACGCGATTGGTGGGGCGCCAGCTAAGGCTGCTGCCTGA
- the bamB gene encoding outer membrane protein assembly factor BamB, with translation MQKLQKVRTAVKFACAGAVLVLSGCSLFAGKAPSNPPAALVTFKPAVTVRTVWTASVGGAGTYTFSPAVSGTSVYAASADGVISRIDASTGVSVWRINAGMKLTAGVGTDGFFVAVAGEKGALLVYDAEGKLRWKAQASSEILSSPAVGQGLVIVRSLDNRISAFDAETGERRWTAQRSVPSLTLRSAPGILIVPQAAFVALPGGRLSALNLTNGGPWWEMAIGDPRGTTELERVADASGMPLLVGRDICAVAYQGRVGCFDAGSGAAHWVKNFSSDVGVGGDDQRLYAADEHGGVSAFAVDSGTAEWSNTELANRRLTSPVVLGDTVVVGDFEGYIHFLSRANGTLIGRVRADKSAILPNAVVVGSNVIFQTKSGTLIAFATE, from the coding sequence ATGCAGAAATTGCAAAAAGTCCGTACAGCCGTAAAATTTGCATGTGCTGGTGCGGTGCTTGTGTTGTCAGGATGCTCATTGTTCGCTGGCAAAGCACCCAGTAATCCACCAGCTGCGCTAGTGACGTTTAAACCTGCTGTTACGGTGCGGACCGTTTGGACAGCTTCGGTGGGTGGTGCGGGCACTTATACATTTTCGCCAGCGGTTTCAGGTACGAGCGTTTACGCGGCATCGGCGGATGGTGTCATCAGTCGCATCGACGCATCCACGGGCGTATCGGTCTGGCGCATCAACGCGGGCATGAAATTAACCGCGGGAGTGGGTACTGATGGATTCTTTGTCGCAGTAGCTGGCGAAAAAGGCGCGTTATTAGTCTATGATGCTGAAGGAAAACTACGCTGGAAAGCGCAAGCATCAAGTGAAATATTGTCGTCACCAGCGGTCGGGCAGGGTTTGGTGATTGTGCGCAGTCTGGATAATCGAATTTCGGCTTTTGACGCAGAGACAGGTGAGCGTCGCTGGACAGCGCAACGCAGCGTTCCATCGCTTACTTTGCGGTCTGCGCCTGGAATATTGATTGTCCCGCAAGCTGCTTTCGTGGCATTGCCAGGTGGTCGTTTGTCTGCATTGAATTTGACCAACGGCGGACCATGGTGGGAAATGGCAATTGGCGATCCTCGCGGTACGACAGAGCTGGAACGGGTTGCAGATGCTTCCGGTATGCCGCTTTTGGTCGGGCGTGACATCTGCGCAGTCGCTTACCAAGGTCGCGTTGGATGTTTTGATGCAGGCTCCGGCGCTGCCCACTGGGTTAAAAATTTCTCCAGTGATGTGGGCGTCGGAGGAGATGATCAGCGTCTTTACGCTGCCGACGAGCATGGCGGAGTAAGCGCATTTGCGGTCGATAGCGGGACCGCAGAGTGGAGTAATACGGAATTGGCGAATCGTCGCCTAACGAGTCCTGTTGTATTAGGTGACACGGTAGTAGTCGGCGATTTCGAAGGCTATATTCATTTCTTGTCACGTGCGAATGGGACATTGATCGGTCGTGTTCGTGCCGATAAAAGCGCGATTCTGCCCAATGCTGTTGTTGTGGGCTCGAATGTAATTTTTCAAACTAAATCAGGGACATTGATCGCATTCGCGACAGAGTAA
- the der gene encoding ribosome biogenesis GTPase Der has protein sequence MKPVIALVGRPNVGKSTLFNRMTRSRDALVADMPGLTRDRHYGEGRMGERPFLVIDTGGFEPVAKDGIMHEMAKQTKQAVAEADVVIFIVDGRQGLTPHDKTITDFLRKSGRSVMLVVNKSEGMKYTSVTAEFYELGLGDPYVISAAHGDGVADLVEESLDLAFAQRPPEVEEPVSNERSIKIAIVGRPNVGKSTLVNTLLGEERVIAFDMPGTTRDSIEIPFERDGTQYTLIDTAGIRRRGKVFEAIEKFSVVKTLQSISEANVVLLLLDAQQDISEQDAHIAGFILETGRALVVGINKWDGLTSERRDEIKIDLDRKLNFLSFAKFHYISALKSTGIAPLMKSVDAAYAAAMSNLTTPKLTRALLEAVEHQQPRRKGSIRPKLRYAHQGGMNPPIVVIHGNSLEAIDANYRRYLEKYFRETFSLIGTPLRIEFKSGKNPFARPVK, from the coding sequence ATGAAGCCAGTAATCGCACTTGTAGGACGCCCAAACGTCGGGAAATCGACTTTATTCAATCGCATGACGCGCTCGCGCGATGCGTTGGTTGCCGATATGCCCGGCCTGACCCGTGACCGCCACTATGGTGAGGGTCGCATGGGCGAGCGGCCGTTTTTGGTCATCGATACCGGCGGTTTCGAACCGGTCGCCAAAGATGGCATCATGCATGAAATGGCAAAGCAGACCAAACAAGCGGTGGCCGAGGCTGACGTTGTCATTTTTATCGTAGATGGCCGCCAAGGATTGACGCCACACGATAAGACCATCACCGATTTTCTACGCAAGTCGGGCCGGTCAGTCATGCTGGTCGTGAATAAATCTGAGGGAATGAAGTACACCTCCGTCACGGCAGAGTTTTATGAGTTAGGCTTGGGCGATCCGTATGTCATTTCTGCTGCCCATGGTGATGGTGTTGCGGATCTGGTGGAAGAGTCGCTTGATCTTGCTTTTGCGCAGCGTCCTCCAGAAGTTGAAGAGCCGGTCAGCAATGAGAGAAGTATCAAAATTGCGATTGTAGGTCGTCCTAACGTCGGTAAGTCAACGTTAGTTAACACCTTGCTGGGAGAAGAGCGCGTAATTGCGTTCGACATGCCGGGAACAACTCGCGACTCTATTGAAATTCCTTTTGAGCGTGATGGCACCCAATATACGTTAATCGATACCGCCGGAATTCGTCGGCGTGGTAAGGTTTTCGAAGCAATTGAGAAATTTTCGGTCGTGAAAACGCTTCAGTCGATATCCGAAGCGAATGTGGTGTTGTTACTACTTGATGCGCAACAAGACATATCTGAACAAGATGCGCATATCGCGGGTTTCATTTTGGAAACAGGTCGTGCGTTGGTGGTCGGCATTAACAAATGGGATGGCTTAACCAGCGAGCGCCGCGATGAAATTAAAATTGATCTTGATCGCAAACTGAATTTTCTCTCTTTTGCAAAATTTCATTACATATCAGCTTTGAAGTCTACCGGTATTGCACCGTTGATGAAGTCTGTCGATGCTGCGTACGCTGCCGCGATGTCGAATTTGACAACGCCGAAACTAACAAGGGCATTGCTGGAAGCCGTCGAGCATCAGCAGCCGCGACGTAAGGGCTCAATCCGTCCTAAACTGCGCTATGCGCATCAGGGTGGTATGAACCCGCCGATCGTCGTGATACACGGCAATTCACTCGAAGCGATTGATGCCAACTACAGGCGTTATCTTGAAAAATACTTTCGTGAAACTTTTTCACTAATTGGGACTCCATTACGTATCGAGTTCAAGTCGGGGAAAAACCCGTTTGCACGTCCGGTAAAATAG
- the hfq gene encoding RNA chaperone Hfq yields the protein MSNKGQLLQDPFLNALRKEHVPVSIYLVNGIKLQGHIESFDQYVVLLRNTVTQMVYKHAISTVVPARAVTLNLEADAE from the coding sequence ATGAGTAATAAAGGGCAATTGTTACAAGACCCGTTTCTGAACGCCTTACGTAAAGAGCACGTTCCGGTTTCGATATATTTAGTAAACGGTATTAAGCTGCAAGGTCATATTGAATCGTTTGATCAATACGTTGTGCTCTTACGCAATACCGTCACGCAAATGGTATACAAGCACGCGATTTCGACTGTTGTTCCTGCACGGGCTGTGACGCTTAATCTTGAAGCAGACGCAGAATAA
- the hflX gene encoding GTPase HflX, whose product MRAALVGVDFGKGDFAASLEELSLLAKSAGAMPIITITGRRGAPDAALFVGSGKAQEVADAVHDDELEIVIFNHALSPAQQRNLERVLKVRVLDRTSLILDIFAQRAKSHEGKVQVELAQLQHLATRLIRGWTHLERQKGGIGLRGPGETQLETDRRLIGDRVKALRGRLEKLHRQHATQRRARGRSNVPSISLVGYTNAGKSTLFNALSKAGVYAADQLFATLDTTSRKIYLGEGANAVISDTVGFIRELPHQLVAAFRATLEETIHADLLLHVVDAASPTRLEQIEQVNLVLKEIGADHIPQILVWNKIDAAELEPGIERNEYDKIQRVFVSAQTGAGLNLMRQAITEFVTDSNAARVEQHQGENTQDLQLKRL is encoded by the coding sequence ATGCGCGCCGCACTAGTCGGCGTGGACTTCGGCAAAGGTGACTTTGCCGCAAGTCTGGAAGAACTATCCTTGCTCGCAAAATCGGCGGGGGCGATGCCAATCATCACCATCACCGGAAGGCGAGGGGCGCCGGATGCCGCGTTATTCGTCGGTTCAGGCAAGGCGCAGGAAGTTGCCGATGCTGTGCATGATGATGAGCTAGAGATCGTTATTTTTAATCATGCACTGTCCCCTGCACAGCAACGCAATCTTGAGCGCGTATTAAAAGTGCGTGTACTTGATCGGACGAGCTTGATTTTGGACATTTTTGCCCAACGTGCTAAGAGTCACGAGGGTAAAGTGCAGGTTGAGTTAGCGCAACTTCAACATTTGGCGACGCGCCTTATTCGAGGCTGGACCCATCTGGAGCGTCAAAAAGGGGGGATTGGTCTACGTGGCCCCGGCGAAACGCAACTTGAAACTGATCGTCGTCTGATCGGGGACCGTGTTAAGGCATTGCGTGGTCGGTTAGAGAAATTACATCGACAACATGCTACGCAACGGCGCGCACGTGGGCGCAGTAACGTTCCTTCAATTTCTCTGGTTGGTTATACTAATGCGGGAAAATCGACGTTGTTCAATGCCTTGTCCAAAGCCGGCGTGTACGCGGCAGATCAATTATTCGCGACGTTGGATACGACTTCACGAAAAATTTACCTTGGGGAAGGTGCCAATGCAGTGATTTCGGATACTGTAGGTTTTATTCGTGAGTTACCGCATCAATTGGTCGCCGCGTTCAGGGCAACGCTTGAAGAAACAATCCATGCAGATTTGTTGTTACATGTTGTAGATGCTGCCAGTCCGACCAGATTGGAACAGATCGAGCAAGTTAATTTAGTCTTGAAAGAGATCGGTGCTGATCATATTCCGCAGATTTTGGTGTGGAACAAGATTGATGCCGCTGAGTTGGAGCCGGGGATAGAGCGTAACGAGTATGATAAAATCCAGCGTGTTTTTGTAAGTGCTCAAACTGGCGCCGGTCTTAATTTAATGCGTCAGGCTATTACTGAATTTGTAACAGATAGCAACGCGGCGAGGGTCGAGCAACACCAAGGTGAGAATACCCAAGATTTGCAGTTAAAACGCCTCTAA
- the hflK gene encoding FtsH protease activity modulator HflK, giving the protein MLGSILKKLGVKFSLNDPQWGRNSQNDNQQNNDGKKPNNGPPDLDQLWRDFNQRINRFFGNKKNGGGSGGGDSNGGGSGFPTGKSAGVGAGVIAVIVAFLWLASGFFTVQEGQTGVVMTFGKYSHSTMAGFNWRWPYPIQSHEIVNVSGVRTIEVGYRANAKNKQPKEALMLTEDENIIDIQFAVQYKLKNAADWLFKIRNPEETVRQVAEASIREIVGKSQMDFVLYEGREKVALDVSQLMQQILDHYQSGVQITNVTMQGVQPPEQVQAAFDDAVKAGQDRERQKNEGQAYANDVIPKARGAASRLLQEAEAYSARVTANAEGDASRFKQVLTEYQKAPAVTRDRMYLDTMQQIFANTTKVMIDAKSGNNLLYLPLDKLIAQSVASGSAGNAMPNTGATGVSPATAPVATVKESDAQAVIDSRSRDTRDRESR; this is encoded by the coding sequence ATGCTTGGTTCTATATTAAAAAAACTTGGTGTCAAATTTTCGCTAAACGACCCGCAGTGGGGTCGTAATTCGCAAAATGACAACCAACAAAACAACGACGGCAAAAAGCCGAACAATGGCCCTCCAGATCTCGACCAGCTATGGCGCGATTTTAACCAACGTATAAATCGCTTTTTTGGTAACAAAAAAAATGGCGGTGGCAGCGGTGGCGGTGATTCTAATGGCGGAGGCAGTGGTTTTCCTACAGGGAAAAGCGCTGGTGTTGGCGCGGGCGTTATCGCCGTCATCGTTGCTTTCCTTTGGTTGGCTAGCGGTTTTTTTACCGTTCAGGAAGGCCAAACTGGTGTCGTAATGACATTTGGAAAATATAGCCACTCCACTATGGCCGGTTTTAACTGGCGCTGGCCGTATCCGATTCAAAGTCATGAGATTGTCAACGTTTCAGGCGTTCGGACAATTGAAGTTGGTTATCGCGCCAATGCTAAAAATAAGCAACCTAAAGAAGCGCTCATGCTGACTGAAGATGAAAACATCATCGATATTCAGTTTGCAGTTCAGTATAAACTTAAAAATGCTGCCGACTGGCTCTTTAAAATTCGAAATCCGGAAGAAACGGTACGTCAGGTCGCCGAAGCTTCAATTCGTGAAATCGTTGGTAAAAGCCAAATGGACTTTGTGCTGTACGAGGGGCGCGAAAAAGTTGCGTTAGATGTTAGTCAGTTAATGCAGCAAATTCTCGATCATTATCAGAGTGGAGTACAAATCACGAATGTGACGATGCAAGGTGTACAACCACCTGAACAGGTCCAGGCCGCTTTCGATGATGCGGTTAAAGCAGGTCAGGATCGCGAACGGCAAAAGAATGAGGGCCAGGCTTACGCTAATGACGTGATTCCTAAAGCGCGTGGCGCAGCTTCTCGTTTGCTCCAGGAAGCCGAGGCGTATAGTGCCCGTGTTACTGCGAATGCCGAAGGTGATGCATCACGTTTCAAGCAAGTGCTGACTGAGTATCAGAAAGCGCCAGCCGTCACCCGTGACCGTATGTATTTGGATACTATGCAACAGATTTTTGCGAATACGACTAAAGTCATGATTGATGCCAAGAGCGGAAATAATCTATTGTATTTGCCATTAGATAAGTTGATTGCCCAATCCGTAGCATCAGGTTCGGCTGGCAACGCAATGCCGAATACAGGAGCTACAGGTGTCAGTCCAGCTACTGCGCCGGTAGCAACGGTTAAAGAGAGCGATGCGCAGGCAGTTATTGACTCGCGTTCCCGTGACACACGTGATCGGGAGAGCCGCTAA